Proteins encoded in a region of the Mariprofundus ferrinatatus genome:
- the mutS gene encoding DNA mismatch repair protein MutS, translated as MVKKKSETAHTPMMQQYLKIKSEHSDCLLFYRMGDFYEMFFEDAVDASKILDITLTKRGKSGGEDIPMAGVPWHQAEGYLARLVAAGKRVAVCEQMEPPDGSKGPVRREVVRVVTSGTITEAELLDHSRSAPLVACYRKGEKWGLAAVDLSCGHWRLLEGSGDLLLDEQLAVMAPAELLLTTSDDSRHSVPVNRPGDWSFSPAVAREQLERHFGVTDWDSLNLEQHEAAASAVGAVLAYLGQTQKCALEHLSLPVFAEQGEGMRIDMRSRRNLELYCSLNGDPKGGLIHVLDESKTPMGARLLRAWIDRPLTNLAELNERQNAVQSLLDDQEALHALRHGLSGVRDMERMLTRIVLNRASPRDYRGLAEAMVALPELYAIIGDRSGLFAEMVQAMQGLESLAEELDRAIIEAPAQVFRDGGVIREGYDAELDRLRGLALDADAWLREYEAKERARTGLANLRVKYNKVFGYFIEISKVQAKDAPPEYVRKQTLVNAERFITDELHRFESEILGAKDAALVREGELIELLRRKLCGAAASIQKAAQAVAKIDVLSCFAHLARSYRYVRPEVHSGRSMKLVGGRHPVVERFLESDEPFVANDTHMDLKSRRFMLLTGPNMGGKSTYMRQVAWIVWLAHTGCFVPADEARIPLTRRIFTRVGAGDELTSGRSTFMVEMMETATILNQLEPRSLVIVDEIGRGTSTWDGLAIAWSVAEQLIAAPDVLTLFATHYHELTELPDDFDEAFNASVTVREWNGSVIFMHQVIEDAADQSYGIAVAQLAGLPREVIKRAREHLFRLEHGSELAAESGKPQLGLFAVAEKRQQERDLERLRDIETLLSATDIESMRPVDALLLLDKLKNEVDRK; from the coding sequence ATGGTAAAGAAGAAGAGCGAAACGGCTCACACCCCCATGATGCAGCAGTATCTGAAGATCAAATCCGAACATTCGGATTGCCTGCTCTTTTATCGCATGGGCGACTTCTACGAGATGTTTTTCGAGGATGCGGTCGACGCATCAAAGATTCTCGATATCACCCTGACCAAGCGTGGAAAATCGGGTGGCGAAGATATTCCCATGGCGGGCGTGCCATGGCATCAGGCCGAAGGCTATCTGGCCAGGCTTGTTGCCGCCGGCAAGAGGGTGGCGGTATGCGAACAGATGGAGCCGCCCGACGGCTCCAAGGGGCCGGTCAGGCGCGAGGTGGTGCGCGTTGTTACCTCAGGCACCATTACCGAAGCGGAGTTGCTGGATCATTCCCGTTCGGCTCCGCTTGTAGCCTGCTACAGGAAGGGTGAGAAGTGGGGGTTAGCGGCGGTTGATCTCTCATGCGGCCACTGGCGTCTGCTGGAAGGGTCCGGTGATCTGCTGCTTGATGAGCAGCTGGCAGTCATGGCTCCGGCAGAGCTGCTTCTGACCACATCCGACGATTCGCGGCACAGTGTTCCGGTCAATCGACCGGGGGATTGGAGTTTCAGTCCAGCCGTCGCGCGCGAGCAGCTGGAGCGCCATTTCGGCGTGACCGATTGGGACTCGCTCAATCTTGAGCAGCACGAAGCTGCCGCTTCGGCAGTTGGCGCAGTGCTGGCCTATCTCGGGCAGACCCAGAAATGTGCGCTTGAGCACCTCTCGCTGCCGGTATTTGCTGAGCAGGGCGAGGGGATGCGTATCGATATGCGCTCCAGACGCAACCTCGAACTCTACTGTTCGCTGAATGGTGACCCCAAGGGTGGTCTGATCCATGTGCTGGATGAGTCGAAGACGCCGATGGGGGCACGGCTGCTGCGTGCGTGGATCGACCGGCCGCTAACCAACCTTGCCGAGTTGAATGAGCGACAGAATGCGGTGCAGAGCCTGCTCGATGATCAGGAGGCGCTGCATGCGCTACGCCATGGGTTGAGTGGCGTGCGTGATATGGAGCGCATGCTGACCCGTATCGTATTGAATCGGGCCAGCCCGCGTGACTACAGGGGGCTGGCTGAGGCGATGGTCGCACTGCCAGAGCTCTATGCCATCATCGGTGATCGCAGCGGCCTGTTTGCCGAGATGGTGCAGGCGATGCAGGGGCTTGAATCGCTGGCGGAGGAGCTGGACCGTGCCATTATCGAGGCGCCGGCACAGGTGTTTCGCGATGGCGGAGTGATTCGGGAGGGATATGACGCAGAGCTTGATCGCCTGCGTGGACTGGCACTGGATGCGGATGCATGGCTTCGAGAGTATGAGGCTAAAGAGCGCGCGCGAACGGGGCTGGCCAATCTGCGTGTGAAATACAACAAGGTTTTCGGCTATTTCATCGAGATTTCCAAGGTTCAGGCGAAGGATGCGCCGCCAGAATATGTGCGCAAACAGACGCTGGTCAATGCCGAACGTTTCATTACCGATGAGCTGCACCGCTTTGAGTCCGAGATTCTGGGTGCCAAAGATGCTGCACTCGTCCGTGAGGGTGAGCTTATCGAGCTGCTGCGTCGGAAGCTGTGTGGTGCTGCAGCATCGATTCAGAAGGCAGCACAGGCCGTGGCTAAAATTGATGTGCTGAGCTGCTTTGCGCATCTGGCCAGGAGCTACCGCTATGTCAGGCCCGAGGTGCACAGCGGTCGCAGCATGAAGCTGGTTGGAGGCCGCCATCCGGTGGTCGAGCGCTTCCTCGAGAGCGACGAACCGTTTGTAGCCAATGACACCCATATGGATTTGAAGAGTCGTCGTTTCATGCTGCTTACCGGCCCCAATATGGGAGGTAAGTCGACCTACATGCGGCAGGTGGCATGGATTGTATGGCTTGCGCACACCGGATGTTTTGTGCCGGCCGATGAGGCGCGCATCCCCCTTACCCGGCGTATCTTCACCCGTGTCGGTGCAGGCGATGAACTGACCAGTGGCCGCTCTACCTTTATGGTTGAGATGATGGAGACGGCAACGATCCTCAATCAGCTGGAGCCGCGCTCGCTGGTGATTGTCGATGAGATAGGGCGCGGCACCAGCACATGGGATGGACTGGCCATTGCCTGGTCGGTGGCCGAGCAACTGATCGCCGCCCCCGATGTGTTGACCTTGTTCGCTACCCACTACCATGAGCTGACCGAACTGCCCGACGACTTCGATGAGGCCTTCAATGCCTCGGTCACGGTGCGCGAATGGAACGGCTCGGTGATCTTCATGCATCAGGTGATCGAGGATGCCGCCGACCAGTCCTACGGTATCGCCGTGGCACAACTGGCCGGATTGCCACGCGAGGTGATCAAGCGGGCGCGCGAGCATCTGTTCAGGCTTGAGCACGGCTCGGAGCTGGCAGCCGAGAGCGGCAAGCCACAGCTTGGGCTGTTTGCCGTGGCTGAGAAACGGCAGCAGGAGCGCGATCTGGAACGGTTACGAGACATTGAAACATTACTGTCAGCAACAGATATCGAATCGATGCGGCCGGTCGATGCACTGCTGCTGCTGGATAAATTGAAAAACGAGGTGGATCGAAAATGA
- a CDS encoding DUF4156 domain-containing protein yields the protein MKLLPGICLFFLLLAGGCTWVKPTDAGMLVSVSTFEQVAACGKLGKVTVNVLDSIGFIPRSERKMAEELQTMAKNSAAEMNGDTIVAVSKVTDGEQAFNVYRCGK from the coding sequence ATGAAGCTATTACCTGGAATATGTCTCTTTTTTCTGTTGCTGGCAGGTGGATGCACATGGGTGAAACCGACTGATGCAGGCATGTTGGTCTCAGTCAGCACATTCGAGCAGGTTGCTGCCTGTGGCAAGCTCGGCAAGGTGACAGTGAACGTTCTGGACAGCATCGGTTTTATCCCACGCTCTGAACGGAAGATGGCCGAAGAGTTGCAGACGATGGCGAAAAACAGTGCTGCCGAGATGAATGGCGACACCATTGTTGCGGTGAGCAAGGTAACTGATGGCGAACAGGCATTTAATGTTTACCGGTGCGGTAAATAG
- the glnD gene encoding [protein-PII] uridylyltransferase: protein MLHSREALKQLHAAVADAFSAGASGTELTRIMCSGVDELLISLWQKKAPTAAACIDLVLVGGNGRGELAPKSDWDIWFLVAGDCSEAVEEEIQGFLLALWDMGAKIGHAVRSVKECLDHVNEDWNSATAASESRLLTGPGQLYGELQAGLEKFFKKRRKAFVEAKLEEVKARHNRTGGTAFWMEPDIKEGKGGLRDVQAVFWMAKVWYGCENIAELVEKGAISIVERDHLLSAQDFLWRCRTGLHLMMRRPSDRLGFEQQALLAEEMGYQPIPPRPAVDAFMKEYFRHVGRIARVSSLLFMHFREQLNPKLFSFTRSIDHGFTLEGKRLSIVDDNVFREEPLRLLRIFREAQKGKRRLSSRALRQIREDVLLIDDAMRDDPIAQRIFLKILRSKRNVQWALRQMHDTGVLGRFIPEFRDIVGLGQFNQYHAFTVDEHTIRAIGEARNFFHRDRYVRLPLAHEVCHKISRPELLYIALIFHDIAKGLPGDHSEVGAKMARRFCKRMQLDIDAVELVEWLVKEHLLMAVKSQRFDLSDPGVIRAFADRVGNQNRLNYLLLLTVADIAAVGPNVWNDWKGSLLSELYRLTENYFLSDETVTETAERLYQTRVRSMLNSVEGDEATIRETLELMSRQCVMHFPPRQLMDIVPLIAGSDGNAVKYWVDNDRSETLFYIVAHPRPGMFAALAAALTSGHASILAAQAYMLNDGRVLDVFHLQGPNGKPFNIHSDLERLEAKTRNLLAAETLPTLVFDKKFKVNLLMRNVRVRVRELPKASFRETAIEVSTADQPRLLARLADAIAREGYSLHGASVSTFGERAVDVFFIAGDNSGPLSDEQIGDLCAKLSEVAALPEDNA, encoded by the coding sequence GTGTTGCATAGCAGGGAAGCCTTAAAGCAGCTGCATGCAGCTGTTGCCGATGCATTCAGTGCGGGAGCAAGTGGCACGGAGTTGACCCGTATAATGTGCAGCGGTGTGGATGAGTTGTTGATCAGCCTATGGCAGAAGAAGGCTCCGACAGCTGCTGCCTGCATCGATCTGGTGCTTGTCGGTGGCAATGGACGGGGTGAACTGGCCCCAAAATCGGACTGGGATATCTGGTTTCTGGTGGCTGGCGACTGTTCCGAGGCTGTGGAGGAGGAGATCCAGGGGTTCCTGCTTGCACTTTGGGATATGGGGGCAAAGATCGGCCATGCAGTACGCTCAGTAAAAGAGTGTCTCGACCATGTGAATGAGGACTGGAACAGCGCCACGGCAGCTTCGGAATCGCGCCTGCTGACAGGCCCCGGCCAATTGTACGGCGAACTCCAGGCCGGACTGGAGAAGTTTTTCAAAAAGAGGCGCAAGGCATTTGTCGAAGCGAAGCTGGAGGAGGTCAAGGCTCGGCATAATCGCACCGGCGGAACCGCCTTCTGGATGGAACCGGATATCAAGGAGGGCAAGGGGGGCTTGCGCGATGTGCAGGCGGTCTTCTGGATGGCCAAGGTATGGTATGGCTGTGAAAATATTGCCGAACTGGTTGAGAAGGGCGCGATCTCGATTGTTGAGCGCGACCATCTGCTGAGTGCGCAGGATTTTCTCTGGCGTTGCCGCACCGGCCTGCATCTGATGATGCGCCGTCCATCGGACCGTCTCGGTTTCGAGCAGCAGGCGCTGCTGGCCGAGGAGATGGGCTACCAGCCAATACCACCCCGGCCGGCCGTGGATGCTTTCATGAAGGAGTACTTCAGGCATGTCGGGCGTATTGCACGGGTATCCAGCCTGCTGTTCATGCATTTCAGGGAGCAGCTGAATCCGAAACTCTTTTCGTTTACCCGTTCGATTGATCACGGCTTCACCCTTGAAGGCAAGCGGCTGAGCATTGTCGATGACAACGTGTTCAGAGAGGAGCCGCTCAGGTTGCTGCGGATTTTCCGTGAAGCGCAAAAGGGAAAACGGCGCCTCTCAAGCAGGGCTCTCCGGCAGATTCGTGAGGATGTACTGCTGATTGATGATGCCATGCGAGACGATCCGATAGCGCAGCGCATCTTTCTGAAAATCCTGCGCAGCAAGCGCAATGTTCAATGGGCGCTCAGGCAGATGCACGACACCGGTGTGCTGGGCCGTTTTATCCCTGAATTTCGTGATATCGTGGGGCTGGGGCAGTTTAACCAGTATCACGCGTTCACTGTAGATGAACATACGATCAGAGCGATCGGGGAGGCGCGGAACTTCTTTCATCGCGATCGCTATGTTCGGCTGCCGCTGGCTCACGAAGTGTGCCATAAGATCAGTCGGCCTGAACTGCTCTACATTGCGCTGATCTTCCACGACATTGCCAAGGGGTTGCCGGGTGACCACTCGGAAGTGGGGGCGAAGATGGCCCGTCGGTTCTGCAAGCGTATGCAGCTCGATATTGATGCCGTGGAGCTGGTGGAGTGGCTGGTCAAAGAGCATCTGTTGATGGCCGTGAAGAGCCAGCGCTTCGATCTCTCGGATCCCGGGGTGATCCGCGCCTTTGCCGATCGGGTAGGTAACCAGAATCGACTTAACTATCTGCTGCTTCTGACCGTGGCCGATATTGCAGCAGTTGGTCCCAATGTCTGGAACGACTGGAAGGGATCGCTGCTATCCGAGCTCTATCGGCTAACCGAAAACTATTTCCTCAGTGACGAGACCGTCACTGAAACCGCCGAGCGCCTCTACCAGACACGGGTTCGCTCTATGCTCAATAGCGTGGAAGGCGACGAGGCTACAATCAGAGAGACGCTGGAGCTGATGTCTAGGCAGTGCGTGATGCATTTTCCGCCGCGTCAGCTGATGGATATTGTGCCTCTGATCGCAGGCTCTGATGGTAATGCGGTGAAATACTGGGTCGACAACGATCGCAGCGAAACGCTTTTTTATATCGTTGCGCATCCACGCCCAGGCATGTTTGCAGCACTTGCGGCAGCTCTCACCTCGGGTCACGCCAGCATCCTGGCAGCCCAGGCCTATATGCTGAATGACGGGCGCGTGCTCGATGTGTTCCATCTCCAGGGTCCGAACGGCAAGCCATTTAATATCCACTCCGACCTTGAGCGGCTGGAGGCCAAGACCCGCAATCTTCTTGCAGCGGAGACCTTGCCGACACTTGTCTTTGATAAGAAGTTCAAGGTGAATCTGCTGATGCGCAATGTGCGTGTGCGTGTGCGCGAACTGCCGAAGGCATCCTTCCGTGAAACGGCGATCGAAGTCTCCACCGCCGATCAGCCGAGGCTGCTGGCACGGCTTGCAGATGCCATCGCGCGCGAGGGC